Proteins encoded within one genomic window of Sebastes fasciatus isolate fSebFas1 chromosome 18, fSebFas1.pri, whole genome shotgun sequence:
- the nudt14 gene encoding uridine diphosphate glucose pyrophosphatase NUDT14 yields the protein MEEINTIEVTPCTESDYLKPLRVHYNQNGTKKSWDFMRTHDSVSVLIFNTSSHCFVLVKQFRPAVYMCEWERTKTQPPQSDEKSEEGASDAATPAPEPQEGQSASEGESSSQWPPASAGVTYELCAGLVDKPNLSLEEIARQEILEECGFDVPASKLKRITSYRAGVGVTGAKQTMFYAEVSDDNCVSAGGGEPREGELIEVVKVPLHEAMTFAYDERIPKTMGVIFSFIWFHNNMSPKYKISTNV from the exons ATGGAAGAGATTAACACCATAGAAGTCACTCCGTGCACAGAGTCCGACTACCTGAAGCCTCTCAGGGTGCACTACAACCAG AATGGCACAAAGAAATCCTGGGACTTCATGCGAACCCATGATag TGTATCAGTGCTGATCTTCAACACCAGCTCACACTGTTTTGTCCTCGTCAAGCAGTTCCGTCCAG CGGTATACATGTGTGAGTGGGAAAGGACCAAGACGCAGCCGCCTCAGTCTGACGAAAAAAGCGAGGAGGGCGCCTCCGATGCCGCCACCCCCGCCCCCGAGCCTCAGGAGGGCCAGTCGGCCTCGGAGGGGGAGAGCTCTTCTCAGTGGCCCCCGGCCTCAGCGGGGGTCACCTACGAGCTCTGCGCCGGGCTGGTGGACAAACCCAACCTGTCTCTGGAGGAGATCGCCCGGCAGGAGATCCTGGAGGAGTGTGGCTTCGATGTGCCCGCCTCTAAACTGAAGAGGATCACTTCATACAG GGCAGGCGTAGGTGTAACAGGCGCCAAGCAGACCATGTTTTACGCCGAGGTGTCCGACGACAACTGCGTGAGCGCAGGTGGAGGTGAGCCACGGGAGGGAGAGCTTATCGAGGTGGTCAAAGTCCCGCTGCACGAGGCCATGACGTTTGCCTACGACGAGCGTATACCCAAAACCATGGGCGTCATTTTTAGTTTCATCTGGTTCCATAATAACATGTCTCCCAAGTACAAGATCTCCACCAATGTGTAA